The sequence AACCAAACATTTCAATTGCTGTGGAAGAAGGCTATGGGAAAGTGATTACCCAAGTAGGGGAGGAAATCGATTACCAAACCTCAGCGATCTTTTATTCACCAAAGTTTGCTGAAAATCGAGATTTAGCTGTTCGTTTTATGTCTGCCTATGAGAAGGCTGTGAAATATTATCATGATGCTGTACTAATAAAGGAAAACGGGGAACTGGTAAAGGGTGAAAATTATGATGAAGTTATCAACATCATTGCCAAATATACCGACCAGGAGCCAGCCTTAATTGAAAAAGGTCTACCTTATATTGAACCAAAAGGAAGATTATTAGAGGAAGATATTCAAACACAGATCGATTGGTACGCTGAGAAAAAATTGATTGAGAATAAGATTGATAGCAGTGAGATTGTGAATACAGAATTTCTAGAAGAAGCCTTGAAAAAGTAGGAAGTGAATGGACATCATGAGAATCGTCGTAGAAAATGTAGGAAAAACCTTTGTTGACTCTAAAAAACACGAGGTAACGGCTTTAAAGGATATTAATTTTTCAATTGGGGAAGAAGAATTTGTCGTTCTTGTCGGTCCAAGTGGATGTGGCAAATCAACCCTTTTAAATATTGTGGGCGGCCTCATGTCGCCCAGTACGGGGCAAGTGTATTTTGAAGGAACAACAGGGAAGGATCCTAAATTAGGCGTTGTGTTTCAGGAAATTGCTTTATTTCCTTGGCGGACCGTTTACGAAAATGTGATTTACGGTCTAGAGGAAAATGGGAATAGTAAAAAGGAGTGCCAAGAAAAGGGTAAATATTATATTGATATGGTAGGACTAACTGGGTTTGAAAAAGCTTATCCGAAACAGCTATCAGGGGGAATGAAACAGCGTGCTGGAATTGCCAGAGCTCTATCCGTGGAACCTGATTTGTTATTAATGGATGAACCTTTTTCAGCTTTGGATGCACAAACACGAACGCTTATGCAGGAAGAGCTGCTTCAAATTTGGGAACGAACCCGATTAAGCACCTTGTATGTCACGCATAATATTCAAGAAGCGGTTGCTTTGGCTGATCGGGTAATTGTGTTGTCGCGACACCCTGGACAAATTAAAAGTGTCATTCATATTGATTTGCCAAAAATGGAGCGTCAACAAGAGCAGTACCGTGAACAATTCGAGCATTATTCCAATGAGATTTGGAATTTAATACGCCATGATGCGCAAGAAGCGTTAAAGGAGGCGTATTAAATGCAAGAATCAAGAACGATTATTAAAAATAAGGTAGATTTTCTTGATAAGAAAGTTCCACGCTATGCTCCCGTATTGGGAATCATTGGAATCCTTATCGTATGGGAGATCGTTTGCAAATTGCAAATTGTTCCTCCGTTATTTCTACCAGCGCCAACGGCCATTTTACTAGCTGGCTGGGACATGATTATTTCGGGAGAGCTTCATCAAAACCTATTAGCAAGTCTTTACAGGATTGTAG is a genomic window of Niallia sp. XMNu-256 containing:
- a CDS encoding ABC transporter ATP-binding protein produces the protein MRIVVENVGKTFVDSKKHEVTALKDINFSIGEEEFVVLVGPSGCGKSTLLNIVGGLMSPSTGQVYFEGTTGKDPKLGVVFQEIALFPWRTVYENVIYGLEENGNSKKECQEKGKYYIDMVGLTGFEKAYPKQLSGGMKQRAGIARALSVEPDLLLMDEPFSALDAQTRTLMQEELLQIWERTRLSTLYVTHNIQEAVALADRVIVLSRHPGQIKSVIHIDLPKMERQQEQYREQFEHYSNEIWNLIRHDAQEALKEAY